Genomic DNA from Rhodoferax mekongensis:
AAGCTCAACCCCGGAACCGACGAGTGGCCCGAGCTCAACGCCAGCCACAGCCGCCTGGCCAACGGGCAGGCGCTGATTGATGCAGCCCAAGGCGCCGTCAACCTGCTGGAAGACGAAGACACCAACGCGCTGGCCCCGCTGCACGCTGCCCTGCAGCTGCTGCAAGCCCAGTCGCACCTGGAAGCCGAGTTCAAAGATGCCATTGAGGCCCTGAACTCCAGCGTCGCGCAGATAGAAGACACGGTGCACAGCCTGCGCAGCTATGCCCGCCGTGCCGAGCTGGACCCGGAGCGCTTGGCCGAACTGGACGAACGCATGTCGCTCTGGGTGAGCTTGGCGCGCCGCTACAAGCGCCCGCCCGAGGAGCTGGCCGAGTTGTGGGCGAGCTGGAAAACCGAGCTGGCCCAGCTGGACGCCGCTGCCGACCTGGACGGCCTGCAGGCCAAAGAGCGCAAGGCCCAGGCCGCCTTCATGGCGGAGGCCAAAGCCCTCTCCAAACAACGCGCCAAGGCCGCGCCCCTGCTGGCCCAAAGCATCACCCAAGCCATGCAAGGGCTGGGCATGCAAGGTGGCCGGTTTGAGGTGGCGCTGGAGCCTTTGGCCCAGCCCCAAGCCAGCGGCTTGGAAGACGTGCAGTTTCTGGCTGCCGGCCATGCGGGCAGCACACCGCGCCCGGTGGGCAAGGTGGCGTCGGGCGGCGAGTTGTCGCGCATCGCGCTGGCCATTGCGGTGACCACCAGCCGCTTGGGCACCGCCCAGACCTTGATATTTGACGAGGTGGATTCCGGCGTGGGTGGCGCAGTGGCCGAGACCGTGGGCCGCCTCATGCAGCAGCTGGGCAGCGACCGCCAGGTGCTGGCCGTGACCCACCTGCCCCAGGTGGCCGCCTGCGCGCACCACCACTTGGTGGTGTCCAAGCAGCTGCAAGGCAGCGCCACCCTGAGCACCGTGGCCCCTGTAGGCGGCGAGCAGCGCGTGGCCGAAATTGCCCGCATGCTGGGTGGGGAAAAGCTTTCGGGCACTACGCTGGCGCATGCCAAAGAAATGCTGGATTCAGGCCTGTAAATGAGCGACATGCCCCCCCCTTCGTCAGTGCCCATGGAGATCGTGCTCATCACCGGCATGTCTGGCTCGGGCAAGTCGGTGGCGCTCAACGCGCTGGAAGACGCGGGCTTTTACTGCGTGGACAACCTGCCGCCCGAGCTGCTGCTGCCCTTTGTGGAGCTGGAGCGCCAGCACAACGCGCAGCGCGTGGCCATTGCCATGGATGTGCGCAGTGCCACCTCCCTGCCCTTGGTGCCCCAGCAGTTGGCTGCCGTGCGTGCGCTGGGAGTGGTGGTCAAACCTTTGTTTTTGGACGCCACCACCGACACGCTGGTGCGCCGCTATTCCGAAACAAGGCGCAAGCACCCACTGTCACAAGGCACCTCCGACCACGGCGAGCGCGACGAGCGCCGTGCATTGGTAGACGCCATTGAACTGGAGCGCGAGCTGCTGGCCGACCTGCGCGAGCAGGCCCATGTGATTGACAGCAGCATCATCCGCCCCTCGCAGCTGCAAGGCTACGTGAAGGCCATGATTGCCGCGCCCGGCGGACAGCTGACGCTGGTGTTTGAGTCCTTTGCGTTCAAGCGCGGCGTGCCCACCGATGCGGACTACATGTTCGACGTGCGCATGCTGCCCAACCCGCACTACGACCCCGAGCTCAAACATCTGACCGGGCGCGACCAGCCGGTGATCGACTTCCTGAAAGCCCAGGAGGCGGTGGAGCTGATGCAGCACCACATCGCCCACTTTCTGGAAAGCTGGCTGGACGCCCTGGCCCGCGACCACCGCAGCTACGTGACCGTGGCCATAGGCTGCACCGGCGGGCAGCACCGCTCGGTGTACCTGGTGGAGCAACTGGCCAAGCGCTTTAGCGGCGAGTGGGTGACGCTCAAGCGGCACCGCGAGATGGACGCGAGGGACTAGGCAAGCCCCCACGCTCCGCCGCTGCGCGGGTCGCTGCCCCCCAAGGGGGCTAACCCGCCTTGGGACGGCCCGGCGGCGGGTTGATGCCCCCACGCTCCTCCGCTACGCGGGTCGCTGCCCCCCAAGGGGGCTAACCCGCCTTGGGACGGCCCGGCGGCGGGTTTAGCCTTTCAACAGCTTTCGCACCGGTGCCGGCAATCCTGCTGCAGCCCACTCGGCAGGTGTGAACCAGGCGCCATCGCCCAAACTTTTTGCTATCAAATCAGTAGCTGCTCGCGCACATTCCACATGCGCCGGGTGCAAAAAAAGGTCTTTGTGCGTGAGCACATGGGTCACTGCAGGCATAAACCGCAAGTCGGCAGCAAACGCCGGCGGCAGCGCAGCGCGCAAGGCGTCTTCGCTCTCAAACAGCGGGAAGCACTGCAAGCCTGCCCACACACCGGGTGTGGGGCGCTTGCTGAGCCAAACGGCGCCGTCATCCCGCTTCAACCACAGCAGCCACAGGCTCTGGCTGCTGCGCTTGAGCTTGCGGGTGCGCACGGGGTAGCGTTCGGCGTCACCCGCCTGGGCGGCAGCGCATTGGCTGTTTACCGGACAAAGCAGGCAGCTGGGCTTTTTGGGGCTGCATAGCGAGGCGCCCAAATCCATCATGCCTTGCGTGTAGCGCGGCATCACGCGCGGGCCTTCGGCGGCCACTTCGGCCTCAGTGGGCAGCAAGGTGGTGGCGCGGTCCCACAAGGCGCGTTCGTTGCTAGCTAACGCCAAATCCGCATCAAAGCCCAGCACGCGGGTGAGTACCCGCTTCACATTGGCATCCATGATGGCCACGCGCTCGCCAAAACACAGCGAGGCAATCGCCGCGGCGGTGGAGCGGCCTATGCCGGGCAGGGTGACCAGCGTGGCCGCATCGCGCGGGAAGGCGCCGCCATGCAGCTCCATGACCAGTTGGGCGCAGCGGTGCAGGTTGCGGGCGCGGCTGTAGTAGCCCAAGCCACTCCAGAGGCCCATGACCTCGTCACTGCTGGCGGCGGCCAGGTCTGCCACCGTGGGGCAGCGGGCCAGAAAGCGGTCGAAGTAGCCGATGACGGTGGCCACCTGTGTCTGCTGCAGCATGATTTCCGACAGCCACACGCGGTACGGGTCTTGGGTGTTTTGCCAGGGCAGGCTGTTGCGGCCGTGCTGCGCCTGCCAGC
This window encodes:
- the rapZ gene encoding RNase adapter RapZ, whose translation is MEIVLITGMSGSGKSVALNALEDAGFYCVDNLPPELLLPFVELERQHNAQRVAIAMDVRSATSLPLVPQQLAAVRALGVVVKPLFLDATTDTLVRRYSETRRKHPLSQGTSDHGERDERRALVDAIELERELLADLREQAHVIDSSIIRPSQLQGYVKAMIAAPGGQLTLVFESFAFKRGVPTDADYMFDVRMLPNPHYDPELKHLTGRDQPVIDFLKAQEAVELMQHHIAHFLESWLDALARDHRSYVTVAIGCTGGQHRSVYLVEQLAKRFSGEWVTLKRHREMDARD
- the mutY gene encoding A/G-specific adenine glycosylase, which codes for MAPSSFATAVVRWQAQHGRNSLPWQNTQDPYRVWLSEIMLQQTQVATVIGYFDRFLARCPTVADLAAASSDEVMGLWSGLGYYSRARNLHRCAQLVMELHGGAFPRDAATLVTLPGIGRSTAAAIASLCFGERVAIMDANVKRVLTRVLGFDADLALASNERALWDRATTLLPTEAEVAAEGPRVMPRYTQGMMDLGASLCSPKKPSCLLCPVNSQCAAAQAGDAERYPVRTRKLKRSSQSLWLLWLKRDDGAVWLSKRPTPGVWAGLQCFPLFESEDALRAALPPAFAADLRFMPAVTHVLTHKDLFLHPAHVECARAATDLIAKSLGDGAWFTPAEWAAAGLPAPVRKLLKG
- the recN gene encoding DNA repair protein RecN; protein product: MALKRIVLRDFVIVSELELDLESGFSVLTGETGAGKSILIDALQLVTGARADTGVIREGAARTDVSAEFDNAPGLQAVLDEAGFESGDTLLLRRTVDTQGKSRAWVNGSPATAQQLRTIGEQLLDIHGQHAWQSLTRPEAVRGLLDAYAKVDTSALSGLWASWRQTQQALAQAQAAQDSLQRERERLAWQVGEVDKLNPGTDEWPELNASHSRLANGQALIDAAQGAVNLLEDEDTNALAPLHAALQLLQAQSHLEAEFKDAIEALNSSVAQIEDTVHSLRSYARRAELDPERLAELDERMSLWVSLARRYKRPPEELAELWASWKTELAQLDAAADLDGLQAKERKAQAAFMAEAKALSKQRAKAAPLLAQSITQAMQGLGMQGGRFEVALEPLAQPQASGLEDVQFLAAGHAGSTPRPVGKVASGGELSRIALAIAVTTSRLGTAQTLIFDEVDSGVGGAVAETVGRLMQQLGSDRQVLAVTHLPQVAACAHHHLVVSKQLQGSATLSTVAPVGGEQRVAEIARMLGGEKLSGTTLAHAKEMLDSGL